One window of Pieris rapae chromosome 14, ilPieRapa1.1, whole genome shotgun sequence genomic DNA carries:
- the LOC110993045 gene encoding mediator of RNA polymerase II transcription subunit 15-like isoform X2 — protein sequence METKVLLILVLALSASCEDIKKTKDAEQTKDKRQTQDVGSPQYYYRNARKQEPVAPVEEPQEEDKTLRDERYRPGQVISLNTQELLDLQPERKAPITSQHLQQLYVPQQDQKQSLQQFYYVDPQTQRQLQQVVPPSHAVIARPNYSTNGGEASVGVALSVSDTGSNSAEAYGQDLLALLGHPIRSQAYQTQAPPVQTPAPQYQQIEQYITKPTKKATKLRPKIHVAPQPTIAPQQYLIETTNVQQQQPLQQQQIQQQYHPQQRVPQTLRYVTLQPQALQAQQAVQQPSYERPETQGLKVVPAPNLQNLNPYRPPQYQQENTPKQFRILDTPRFRQEQPRVLNDRPVAYLKRFPEPEKVHSIAEQSLHENLSIQRPVQPEQYYYRSVYRPNEGRRYEVTAKEQPRVIEATKAPLSAIYVSKNIAPKKAIRPVIRYEQPKPEQLREQSHRIEQASSSDQVHFEQGHLDEQRSQLPPPRNNKAYTPEEFAGLIAAGYAVTPIPVGHETPTPQQQQAQSRSLGEPIYHRRAYYNRRNQYLPLRGDDAP from the exons GAACCAGTCGCGCCTGTAGAGGAACCTCAGGAGGAAGACAAAACTTTAAG GGATGAACGATATCGCCCAGGACAAGTAATCTCGCTCAACACTCAGGAACTCCTTGACTTGCAACCAGAGAGAAAAGCCCCTATTACTAGCCAGCACCTGCAGCAACTGTACGTTCCACAACAGGATCAGAAGCAGAGTCTGCAGCAGTTTTACTATGTCGACCCTCAAACACAGCGGCAG CTACAACAGGTGGTGCCACCATCACACGCAGTGATTGCCAGACCAAACTATTCAACCAATGGTGGAGAAGCATCCGTAGGTGTTGCTCTATCTGTGAGCGACACAGGTTCCAACTCTGCTGAGGCGTATGGACAGGATCTCTTGGCTCTTCTAGGTCATCCCATTCGATCCCAGGCTTATCAGACACAGGCGCCACCGGTCCAGACTCCAGCTCCTCAATATCAacag atCGAACAATACATTACGAAACCAACCAAAAAGGCTACAAAACTTCGCCCTAAAATCCACGTAGCTCCCCAACCGACAATAGCGCCTCAACAGTACCTGATTGAAACGACAAATGTGCAGCAACAGCAACCGCTTCAACAGCAACAGATTCAACAGCAATACCATCCTCAACAACGTGTGCCCCAGACTCTCCGCTATGTCACATTACAACCTCAAGCTTTGCAGGCTCAACAAGCCGTTCAGCAACCATCGTACGAACGACCAGAAACCCAAGGCCTTAAAGTAGTTCCAGCTCCTAACCTCCAAAATCTCAACCCATACCGCCCCCCACAGTACCAACAGGAAAACACTCCGAAACAATTTAGAATCCTCGATACTCCGAGATTTAGACAAGAACAACCTCGTGTATTAAACGACAGGCCTGTTGCATATCTGAAACGCTTTCCAGAACCAGAGAAAGTACATTCCATTGCAGAACAGTCTCTCCATGAAAACCTTTCTATCCAGCGACCAGTACAACCTGAGCAATATTACTACCGATCAGTTTATAGACCGAACGAAGGACGAAGGTATGAGGTTACCGCTAAGGAGCAACCTCGTGTCATCGAAGCAACGAAAGCTCCCCTCTCCGCAATTTACGTAAGCAAAAATATTGCTCCTAAGAAGGCAATCAGGCCAGTAATAAGATATGAACAGCCTAAGCCCGAGCAGTTAAGAGAGCAATCGCACAGAATTGAACAAGCTTCAAGTTCAGATCAGGTTCATTTTGAACAGGGGCATCTTGATGAGCAAAGGTCACAACTACCTCCTCCAAGAAACAACAAAGCATATACTCCAGAAGAGTTTGCTGGTTTGATAGCTGCTGGGTATGCAGTAACTCCAATACCAGTAGGGCATGAAACACCGACTCCACAACAACAGCAGGCCCAATCAAGATCTTTAGGTGAACCTATTTATCACCGTAGAGCTTATTACAATAGACGTAACCAATATCTCCCTTTACGAGGAGACGACGCACCCTGA
- the LOC110993045 gene encoding putative mediator of RNA polymerase II transcription subunit 12 isoform X1 → METKVLLILVLALSASCEDIKKTKDAEQTKDKRQTQDVGSPQYYYRNARKQEPVAPVEEPQEEDKTLRDERYRPGQVISLNTQELLDLQPERKAPITSQHLQQLYVPQQDQKQSLQQFYYVDPQTQRQQLQQVVPPSHAVIARPNYSTNGGEASVGVALSVSDTGSNSAEAYGQDLLALLGHPIRSQAYQTQAPPVQTPAPQYQQIEQYITKPTKKATKLRPKIHVAPQPTIAPQQYLIETTNVQQQQPLQQQQIQQQYHPQQRVPQTLRYVTLQPQALQAQQAVQQPSYERPETQGLKVVPAPNLQNLNPYRPPQYQQENTPKQFRILDTPRFRQEQPRVLNDRPVAYLKRFPEPEKVHSIAEQSLHENLSIQRPVQPEQYYYRSVYRPNEGRRYEVTAKEQPRVIEATKAPLSAIYVSKNIAPKKAIRPVIRYEQPKPEQLREQSHRIEQASSSDQVHFEQGHLDEQRSQLPPPRNNKAYTPEEFAGLIAAGYAVTPIPVGHETPTPQQQQAQSRSLGEPIYHRRAYYNRRNQYLPLRGDDAP, encoded by the exons GAACCAGTCGCGCCTGTAGAGGAACCTCAGGAGGAAGACAAAACTTTAAG GGATGAACGATATCGCCCAGGACAAGTAATCTCGCTCAACACTCAGGAACTCCTTGACTTGCAACCAGAGAGAAAAGCCCCTATTACTAGCCAGCACCTGCAGCAACTGTACGTTCCACAACAGGATCAGAAGCAGAGTCTGCAGCAGTTTTACTATGTCGACCCTCAAACACAGCGGCAG CAACTACAACAGGTGGTGCCACCATCACACGCAGTGATTGCCAGACCAAACTATTCAACCAATGGTGGAGAAGCATCCGTAGGTGTTGCTCTATCTGTGAGCGACACAGGTTCCAACTCTGCTGAGGCGTATGGACAGGATCTCTTGGCTCTTCTAGGTCATCCCATTCGATCCCAGGCTTATCAGACACAGGCGCCACCGGTCCAGACTCCAGCTCCTCAATATCAacag atCGAACAATACATTACGAAACCAACCAAAAAGGCTACAAAACTTCGCCCTAAAATCCACGTAGCTCCCCAACCGACAATAGCGCCTCAACAGTACCTGATTGAAACGACAAATGTGCAGCAACAGCAACCGCTTCAACAGCAACAGATTCAACAGCAATACCATCCTCAACAACGTGTGCCCCAGACTCTCCGCTATGTCACATTACAACCTCAAGCTTTGCAGGCTCAACAAGCCGTTCAGCAACCATCGTACGAACGACCAGAAACCCAAGGCCTTAAAGTAGTTCCAGCTCCTAACCTCCAAAATCTCAACCCATACCGCCCCCCACAGTACCAACAGGAAAACACTCCGAAACAATTTAGAATCCTCGATACTCCGAGATTTAGACAAGAACAACCTCGTGTATTAAACGACAGGCCTGTTGCATATCTGAAACGCTTTCCAGAACCAGAGAAAGTACATTCCATTGCAGAACAGTCTCTCCATGAAAACCTTTCTATCCAGCGACCAGTACAACCTGAGCAATATTACTACCGATCAGTTTATAGACCGAACGAAGGACGAAGGTATGAGGTTACCGCTAAGGAGCAACCTCGTGTCATCGAAGCAACGAAAGCTCCCCTCTCCGCAATTTACGTAAGCAAAAATATTGCTCCTAAGAAGGCAATCAGGCCAGTAATAAGATATGAACAGCCTAAGCCCGAGCAGTTAAGAGAGCAATCGCACAGAATTGAACAAGCTTCAAGTTCAGATCAGGTTCATTTTGAACAGGGGCATCTTGATGAGCAAAGGTCACAACTACCTCCTCCAAGAAACAACAAAGCATATACTCCAGAAGAGTTTGCTGGTTTGATAGCTGCTGGGTATGCAGTAACTCCAATACCAGTAGGGCATGAAACACCGACTCCACAACAACAGCAGGCCCAATCAAGATCTTTAGGTGAACCTATTTATCACCGTAGAGCTTATTACAATAGACGTAACCAATATCTCCCTTTACGAGGAGACGACGCACCCTGA
- the LOC110993035 gene encoding atrial natriuretic peptide receptor 2-like, which yields MSLVPPGGTDSPSPRRAVSPLLESRRPHCTLACDYCAAILEDKFRRNADMRNRGTSPLSVSPRQSLTGEPPWTLPDDDRPDFSALKENIHRINKDCETSTRLDTLLTQVEQYANNLEALVEERTSDYLEEKRKCEELLYQLLPKSVASQLIMGQPVMAETYDQVTIYFSDIIGFTQLSAESTPLEVVDLLNDLYTSFDSIIENFDVYKVETIGDAYMVVSGLPMRNGNRHAAEIARMSLALLNAVRVKTVPHRRGERLLLRIGMHTGPCVAGVVGLKMPRYCLFGDTVNTASRMESHGEALKIHVSPKTKEVLDLYDCFDLECRGEITMKGKGKMTTYWLRGEKHQNETQYEQTNNSENPIINPSITFQGPDSPASHSQHSDSPKRNGTKETKDSAKIVEILNERDRIKHEIASFVAKDLINNIDNAVREIKLSQSATFNTATNKMCNGNGKEMITPTYDKQLVINKGKVRDVVNRFNSSSSGNNSKTK from the exons ATGTCGCTAGTTCCACCTGGAGGTACGGACTCCCCAAGTCCACGTCGTGCGGTCAGCCCACTCTTGGAGTCCCGAAGACCACACTGTACCCTCGCGTGTGACTACTGCGCAGCTATACTGGAAGATAAATTCAGAC GTAACGCAGATATGCGCAACAGAGGCACTTCACCACTATCAGTGTCACCAAGACAGTCGCTAACAGGTGAACCACCCTGGACTCTGCCAGATGACGACCGCCCCGATTTCTCCGCgcttaaagaaaacattcatAGGAtcaataa GGACTGCGAAACCTCGACACGGCTGGATACTTTGTTGACACAAGTTGAACAATATGCAAACAATTTAGAGGCACTAGTGGAAGAAAGAACATCGGATTATTTAGAGGAAAAGAGGAAATGTGAGGAGTTACTTTACCAGTTACTACCTAA GTCAGTTGCGTCACAGTTAATAATGGGTCAACCAGTAATGGCGGAGACGTATGATCAAGTGACAATATACTTCAGCGACATCATTGGCTTCACACAATTATCGGCGGAGTCGACGCCACTTGAAGTTGTGGACCTACTTAACGATCTATATACTAGCTTCGATTCAATCATCGAGAACTTTGACGTCTATAAA GTTGAAACAATTGGCGATGCCTACATGGTAGTTTCCGGTCTGCCTATGCGCAATGGTAACAGACATGCAGCAGAAATAGCAAGAATGTCCTTAGCACTTCTGAATGCAGTCAGGGTAAAAACCGTACCACATCGACGTGGCGAAAGATTGCTTTTGAGGATCGGAATGCATACAG GACCTTGTGTTGCCGGAGTTGTGGGTTTAAAGATGCCAAGATACTGCCTATTTGGAGACACCGTGAATACTGCATCAAGAATGGAATCTCACGGTGAAGCACTTAAAATCCACGTCAGCCCAAAAACGAAAGAGGTTTTGGACTTATACGATTGCTTTGATTTGGAATGCCGAGGAGAAATCACGATGAAG GGTAAAGGGAAAATGACAACATATTGGTTGCGAGGCGAGAAGCATCAAAATGAAACACAATACGAGCAGACTAACAATAGCGAGAATCCCATTATAAATCCGAGTATAACCTTTCAAGGGCCCGATAGTCCTGCGTCCCATTCCCAACACAGTGACAGCCCCAAACGGAATGGTACAAAGGAAACAAAGGACAGCGCCAAAAtcgttgaaattttaaatgaaagagATCGCATAAAGCACGAAATAGCTTCGTTTGTCGCTAAAGATCTTATCAACAACATAGATAATGCCGTACGTGAAATAAAGCTGTCCCAAAGCGCAACTTTTAACACGgctacaaataaaatgtgtaatgGAAATGGAAAAGAGATGATAACGCCGACGTATGATAAGCAACTCGTAATCAATAAAGGGAAAGTGAGAGATGTTGTTAACAGGTTTAATAGCTCATCAAGTGGAAATAATTCgaaaacaaagtaa